The sequence CCTTGTAATTGGCAGTATGGTGCCTGACTTTGAATATTTTATCCGCATGCGGGTATGCAGCAATTACAGCCATACCTTACCGGGTTTATTTTGGTTTGATCTGCCTTTGGGTTTATTGTTAGTATTTATATACCAGATCTTAATTAAGGATAAACTGATCTGCAATTTGCCGTCATGGCTAAACCAGCGTTTTTCATCTTTCATGTGGCGCCCCTTTTACACGGCCAACCATTTTCTAATATTAATTATATCTATATTAACTGGCGCTGCATCGCATCTTTTGTGGGATGGCTTTACCCATCCGGCCGGTTATTTTGTACAACGTATCGATTGGCTCAGAACTACGCCCCCAGTATTCGGTTTCCGGATACATGTATTCAAGGTACTTCAACATCTTAGCACCATTACAGGCTTCATCGTTATATTTTGCACGATATGGTTTTTGCCGAAGGAGCCTGGCCGAACATCGCCCGGCATATTTAAATATTGGAGCATTGTTACGCTTACAGCAATTGCGGTGCTATTAATACGTTTCTTTATAGGTTTGTCCATAACAGCCTATGGCGATTGGATTGTTACCAGCATATCCGGCTTTTTATTGGGGATATTGACAGCATCCCTTTTCATCAAACATTCCCCGCATCAAACCGTTCCACATCCATGAAAACCCATCTGCTGATACGCGAGCAAAATATCCCCATCCCTTTAGAACAAGCCTGGGATTTCTTTTCATCGCCCATGAATCTGGCTAAGATCACGCCTGCGGAAATGAACTTCAAAGTAACATCGCCCTTTGATCCGGTAGCTAAAATGTATGAAGGGATGATCATCACCTACAAGATCACCCCGCTATTGGGCATTAAGATGAACTGGATGACCGAGATCACACACATTAAAGCACACGAATACTTTGTAGATGAACAGCGTTTTGGCCCCTATGCCATGTGGCACCACGAGCATCACTTTAAAGAAATAAAAGGCGGCGTACAAATGACCGATATCCTGAACTATGCCATCCCTTACGGCCCCATCGGCACCTTAGCCAATAGTCTGCTGGTAAAAAAACAGGTGGAAAAGATCTTTAGCTATCGCGAAAAGGTGATTGTGGAGATGTTTGGAATATTTGGTTCATAGTTGATGGTTCATAGCAGCTTCTTCCAATACTATGAACTATGAACTATGCCCCCTACAACTTAAATATCATCTGTACCGAGCCGCCGTAGCCCTGGCCTGTATTACGGCCTATCAGCGTATAGAAGCCGGTGAGGAATACCGAATAGCGCCGGGTGAACGTATGCCCGTAGTCGAGCGAGACCTTGGTAAATGAGAAATCGCGGTTGACGGCCAGGTTGGGATTGAATGATTTGTTGACACTGGTAGAGTATTGCCCGCCTACTTCAACACCGGCCTGGTTACGTTTGCCCAACGGCACACCTAACATGGCGGTATAAATGAGCACATTGGGGCCCTGCACATCAAAATAATGGCGGTAACCGGCTTCAAGGTTGTAATAGGTATGCTTCAGGATGCCGTTATCAATACCGCCCGAATACATCAGCTTTAATTCGGCGCCGTAAGTGGCATAACCAAGGGCCACCGTATAAGTAGTATCGTAAGCCGGAATAATGGCCGAACCCATTACCGAAAGAAAGCTTTTGTAACCGAAATTGACCAGGTTATAAGAAAGGCCCGCCTGTATATCGCCAATACCCTGACTGGTTGACTGCACCAGTTGCCCCAGCGAATTACGGTATGCGCTATGCTGCTGCGGCGCAATGACGTTCACAATAGCATCCAGGCGACGGGTAATGCCGTAACCCACATATAAACCTACCGAGTA comes from Mucilaginibacter mali and encodes:
- a CDS encoding SRPBCC family protein — encoded protein: MKTHLLIREQNIPIPLEQAWDFFSSPMNLAKITPAEMNFKVTSPFDPVAKMYEGMIITYKITPLLGIKMNWMTEITHIKAHEYFVDEQRFGPYAMWHHEHHFKEIKGGVQMTDILNYAIPYGPIGTLANSLLVKKQVEKIFSYREKVIVEMFGIFGS
- a CDS encoding DUF4184 family protein, which gives rise to MPFTFAHPAIVLPFGRLSKRWVSLTGLVIGSMVPDFEYFIRMRVCSNYSHTLPGLFWFDLPLGLLLVFIYQILIKDKLICNLPSWLNQRFSSFMWRPFYTANHFLILIISILTGAASHLLWDGFTHPAGYFVQRIDWLRTTPPVFGFRIHVFKVLQHLSTITGFIVIFCTIWFLPKEPGRTSPGIFKYWSIVTLTAIAVLLIRFFIGLSITAYGDWIVTSISGFLLGILTASLFIKHSPHQTVPHP